In one Haloplanus salinus genomic region, the following are encoded:
- the thiE gene encoding thiamine phosphate synthase, translated as MGTYLVTDDDHSENHSTVDVVEAAIAGGVDVVQLREKGRSARDRYELGLELRAVTREAGVPLIVNDRVDLARAVEADGVHLGDDDVPVAVARECLDDDAIVGRSVSTVEAAREAADAGADYLGVGAIYGTTSKDTAPDESRIGLDRVRAIAEAVATPFVGIGGVTPENAGDVVAAGADGVAVISAITGADDPEAATRALAETVQERRATE; from the coding sequence CTGGGGACGTATCTGGTGACCGACGACGATCACTCGGAGAATCACTCGACGGTCGACGTCGTCGAGGCGGCCATCGCCGGCGGCGTCGACGTCGTGCAACTCCGGGAGAAAGGACGGAGCGCCCGTGACCGGTACGAACTCGGGCTGGAACTCCGGGCGGTGACGCGTGAGGCCGGCGTGCCGTTGATCGTCAACGATCGGGTCGACCTGGCACGCGCCGTCGAGGCGGACGGCGTCCACCTCGGAGACGACGACGTGCCGGTCGCGGTCGCCCGCGAGTGCCTCGACGACGACGCCATCGTCGGGCGGTCGGTATCGACGGTCGAGGCCGCGCGCGAAGCGGCCGATGCCGGCGCGGATTACCTCGGCGTCGGCGCTATCTACGGCACGACGTCGAAGGATACGGCACCCGACGAGTCCCGGATCGGGCTCGACCGCGTGCGCGCCATCGCGGAAGCAGTGGCGACGCCGTTCGTCGGCATCGGTGGCGTCACGCCCGAGAACGCCGGTGACGTCGTCGCCGCCGGGGCCGACGGAGTGGCGGTTATCTCCGCGATCACCGGCGCCGACGACCCCGAAGCGGCGACCCGGGCGCTGGCCGAGACTGTCCAAGAGCGGCGGGCAACGGAGTGA
- a CDS encoding carotenoid oxygenase family protein: MSPQLGFHSLHDEATASIGVEGSLPPWLTGSLLRTGPGAFSMPGGSTVEHWFDGLAMCYRFTFDPGDRAGATGAADAVHYRNRFLRTDAYRAARAGEFAGGFATGETTLRERLFSLLDAPYDNTNIVVERIGDRYLALTESPRRVVVAPDTLDTEGDDQYDGSAPAGQLACAHPKRDPATGTLVNVETAFGRTHQYHVHALTDAGDRRHVGSVDTDAPAYMHSFALTPRYVVLTEFPFRVDPLRFLKPGRQPPFIEQFDWQPDRGTRIVVLDRTTGETVAAPTTDALFGFHHVNAFERDGGREIVFDLETVPDAGGIGELSLDTLRDGSLSAITGRLERFTVDLGGDRYGPGDATVTRTMLYDDGTALPTASPARWCRPHRYVYAMSMDQPASDWAGGVLKIDTRSGDVVEHAGGADYFGEPIFVPGPDETADAGVVLTVTLDTAAERSRLLVLDGETLAERARVTLPHAAPFDFHGRYFPEITVRE; the protein is encoded by the coding sequence GTGTCTCCGCAACTCGGCTTCCACTCGCTTCACGACGAGGCTACCGCCTCCATCGGGGTGGAGGGATCACTCCCACCCTGGTTGACCGGGAGCCTCCTCCGAACCGGCCCGGGGGCGTTCTCGATGCCCGGCGGGAGCACCGTCGAGCACTGGTTCGACGGCCTTGCAATGTGTTATCGGTTTACGTTCGATCCGGGTGACCGCGCTGGGGCGACCGGGGCGGCGGACGCCGTCCACTACCGCAACCGGTTTCTCCGGACGGACGCGTATCGCGCGGCGCGTGCCGGCGAGTTCGCCGGCGGGTTCGCCACCGGAGAGACGACACTTCGCGAACGCCTGTTCTCGCTGTTAGACGCCCCGTACGACAACACGAACATCGTCGTCGAACGGATCGGGGACCGCTATCTCGCGCTCACCGAGTCCCCGCGTCGCGTCGTCGTCGCCCCCGATACCCTCGACACCGAGGGGGACGACCAGTACGACGGGTCAGCCCCTGCGGGCCAACTCGCCTGTGCACACCCGAAACGCGACCCTGCGACGGGGACGCTGGTGAACGTCGAGACGGCCTTCGGTCGCACACACCAGTATCACGTCCACGCCCTGACCGACGCCGGCGACCGCCGGCACGTCGGCAGCGTCGACACCGACGCTCCGGCGTATATGCACAGTTTCGCACTCACGCCTCGGTACGTCGTCCTGACGGAGTTCCCGTTCCGGGTCGACCCGCTCCGCTTTTTGAAGCCGGGGCGTCAGCCACCATTTATCGAGCAGTTCGACTGGCAGCCCGACCGTGGTACCCGGATCGTCGTTCTCGACCGGACGACCGGCGAGACGGTCGCGGCACCGACGACCGACGCGCTGTTCGGCTTCCATCACGTCAACGCGTTCGAACGTGACGGCGGCCGGGAAATCGTCTTCGACCTCGAAACGGTGCCCGACGCGGGCGGCATCGGCGAACTCTCGCTCGACACCCTCCGCGACGGGTCGTTGAGCGCCATCACCGGCCGTCTCGAACGGTTCACCGTCGATCTCGGCGGTGACCGGTACGGCCCGGGCGACGCAACCGTAACGCGCACGATGCTGTACGACGACGGGACGGCCCTCCCGACGGCGTCGCCGGCGCGATGGTGTCGCCCCCACCGGTACGTCTACGCGATGAGCATGGATCAGCCGGCGTCCGACTGGGCCGGCGGCGTGTTGAAGATCGACACCCGAAGCGGCGACGTCGTCGAACACGCCGGCGGCGCGGACTACTTCGGCGAACCGATCTTCGTCCCCGGTCCCGACGAGACGGCGGACGCGGGCGTCGTCCTCACCGTCACGCTCGATACGGCCGCCGAGCGCTCACGACTCCTCGTCCTCGACGGCGAGACGCTCGCCGAACGGGCCCGCGTCACCCTTCCCCATGCCGCCCCGTTCGACTTCCACGGCCGCTACTTCCCCGAGATCACGGTTCGAGAGTAA
- a CDS encoding DCC1-like thiol-disulfide oxidoreductase family protein, with the protein MEPTFVYDDDCGFCTWWADQFATRTDLRIVGFSELDDDVRDRLPADYEDCAHLVTDGAVHSCGAAIERALLRTEQADEARPVVDFLRQFEDYERLRERAYRWAADRREKLGLLVSKTPPARRERDGD; encoded by the coding sequence ATGGAACCGACGTTCGTCTACGACGACGACTGCGGGTTCTGCACGTGGTGGGCCGACCAGTTCGCGACGCGGACCGACCTCCGAATCGTCGGCTTCTCCGAACTCGACGACGACGTGCGCGACCGACTGCCCGCCGACTACGAGGACTGCGCCCACCTCGTGACCGACGGCGCCGTCCACTCCTGTGGCGCCGCCATCGAACGGGCGTTACTCCGGACGGAGCAAGCCGACGAGGCCCGACCGGTCGTCGACTTCCTCCGGCAGTTCGAGGACTACGAGCGACTGCGCGAGCGGGCGTATCGCTGGGCCGCCGACCGCCGGGAGAAACTGGGGCTGCTCGTCTCGAAGACGCCGCCGGCGCGACGCGAGCGGGACGGGGACTGA
- a CDS encoding RNA ligase partner protein has product MSGSLPRQRFVLDTSLFITEEIRRDDESLEAAVRRLLDLVATARLELNISCYMPPSIHDELAAMLRDRDVDAAVFSRLDTWVVRKSPDRYGVTIPANIVYDFIDEMSDRVDRGLRVSEEALREVEQLGPDDMTADGPNDYMTAADRVLSNMRDKYRRALRQGVLDSREDFDLLVLARELDAGVVTEDRGVVSWADEFGLRYVRGGQFPTLLEEYLRATGVGDRS; this is encoded by the coding sequence ATGTCCGGGTCGCTTCCGCGCCAACGCTTCGTCCTCGACACGTCGCTGTTCATCACCGAGGAGATCCGACGGGACGACGAGTCGCTGGAGGCGGCCGTGCGTCGGTTGCTCGATCTGGTGGCGACGGCGCGTCTCGAACTCAACATCTCCTGTTACATGCCGCCCTCGATCCACGACGAACTCGCGGCGATGCTGCGGGACCGCGACGTCGACGCGGCGGTGTTCTCGCGGCTCGACACCTGGGTCGTCCGCAAGAGTCCGGACCGCTACGGCGTGACCATCCCCGCGAACATCGTCTACGACTTCATCGACGAGATGAGCGATCGGGTGGACCGTGGCCTCCGCGTCTCCGAGGAGGCGCTCCGCGAAGTCGAACAGCTCGGTCCCGACGACATGACCGCCGACGGACCGAACGACTACATGACCGCCGCCGACCGCGTCCTCTCCAACATGCGGGACAAGTACCGGCGAGCGCTCCGACAGGGCGTCCTCGACTCCCGCGAGGACTTCGATTTGCTCGTCCTCGCGCGCGAACTCGACGCCGGCGTCGTCACCGAAGACCGCGGCGTCGTCTCTTGGGCCGACGAGTTCGGCCTCCGATACGTCCGTGGCGGGCAGTTCCCGACGCTGCTCGAGGAGTACCTCCGGGCGACCGGCGTCGGCGACCGATCCTGA
- a CDS encoding inorganic phosphate transporter, with translation MAGIGFWALVVVATLTSLLTAWTLGANSNSPPFAPAIGANAISTMRAAFLIGILAALGAVTQGGAISETIGAGLVDGVQITSLAATTGLLTATGFMTLGIYTGYPIPAAFATTGAMVGVGLSLGGDPAVDTYRRIGLFWALVPPTSGGLAYLTATILRRDDIPETVGVPLLAALVGGIVANVQLAVIPSPPDATQSSVAGFVARQVSIPAVGSVDPVVVFVTLVAAVASFQFIRRRTRASVEGGVRTFLVLLGSVVAFSSGGSQVGLATGPLENLYGTELGLPGVVLLALGGAGILAGAWMGAPRLLQATSREYAQLGVRRSIAALVPGFVIAQLAIALGIPISFNNIIISGVIGGGLAGGSAGVSRKKVGVTLVFWVLTLVSSIAVGFGLYRAFAAVLA, from the coding sequence GTGGCTGGAATCGGCTTCTGGGCGCTCGTCGTCGTCGCGACGCTCACCAGCCTGCTCACGGCGTGGACGCTCGGCGCGAACAGTAACTCGCCACCGTTCGCCCCCGCCATCGGCGCCAACGCCATCTCGACGATGCGGGCGGCCTTCCTCATCGGCATCCTCGCCGCGCTCGGCGCCGTGACCCAGGGCGGCGCCATCTCCGAGACGATCGGGGCCGGCCTCGTCGACGGGGTGCAGATCACGTCGCTCGCGGCGACGACCGGCCTCCTGACTGCGACGGGGTTTATGACGCTCGGTATCTACACCGGCTACCCCATCCCCGCGGCTTTCGCTACCACGGGCGCGATGGTCGGCGTCGGCCTCTCGCTCGGCGGCGACCCCGCGGTCGACACCTACCGCCGCATCGGGCTTTTCTGGGCGCTCGTCCCGCCGACGTCCGGCGGCCTCGCCTATCTCACCGCGACCATCCTCCGCCGCGACGACATCCCGGAGACGGTCGGCGTCCCCCTCCTCGCCGCCCTCGTCGGCGGCATCGTCGCGAACGTCCAGCTCGCCGTGATTCCCTCGCCGCCCGACGCGACACAGAGTTCCGTCGCCGGCTTCGTCGCGCGGCAGGTGTCGATCCCGGCCGTCGGCTCCGTCGACCCCGTAGTCGTGTTCGTCACCCTCGTCGCCGCCGTCGCGAGCTTCCAGTTCATCCGCCGCCGAACCCGGGCGTCGGTCGAGGGCGGCGTCCGCACCTTCCTCGTCCTCCTCGGCAGCGTCGTCGCCTTCTCCAGCGGCGGTAGTCAGGTCGGGTTGGCGACCGGCCCACTCGAAAACCTCTATGGCACCGAACTCGGCCTGCCGGGGGTCGTCCTCCTCGCCCTCGGCGGGGCGGGTATCCTTGCCGGGGCGTGGATGGGCGCCCCCCGCCTCCTCCAAGCGACCTCCCGCGAATACGCCCAACTCGGGGTGAGACGCTCCATCGCCGCGCTGGTTCCGGGGTTCGTCATCGCCCAACTCGCCATCGCGCTCGGCATCCCCATCTCATTCAACAACATCATCATCTCGGGCGTCATCGGCGGCGGTCTCGCCGGCGGGTCGGCGGGCGTCTCCAGAAAGAAGGTCGGTGTGACGCTCGTGTTCTGGGTACTCACGCTCGTCTCCTCGATCGCGGTCGGGTTCGGTCTCTACCGCGCCTTCGCGGCCGTCCTCGCCTAG
- a CDS encoding universal stress protein, translating to MPPAHVLVPLDGSPLADEALAEALALFDCRITVLNVVTPLDAGMSEGGLLDAGEGRRGEVHDRTDRLVDRARDRASDADRTVETVVRTGDPAETILEYVADHDVDRIVMGGHGGDRGAVARRLLGTVATRVVGEAPVTVTVVR from the coding sequence ATGCCCCCAGCCCACGTTCTCGTCCCCCTCGACGGCTCCCCGCTCGCGGACGAAGCGCTCGCGGAGGCGCTCGCGCTCTTCGACTGCCGGATCACGGTGCTGAACGTGGTGACGCCGCTCGATGCGGGGATGAGCGAGGGTGGCCTCCTCGACGCCGGCGAGGGGCGCCGCGGCGAGGTACACGACCGCACCGACCGCTTGGTCGACCGAGCGCGTGATCGGGCGTCGGACGCCGACCGGACGGTCGAGACGGTCGTCCGGACGGGTGATCCGGCCGAGACGATCCTGGAATACGTCGCCGACCACGACGTGGATCGGATCGTGATGGGCGGCCACGGCGGCGACCGGGGCGCCGTCGCCCGGCGGTTGCTCGGGACCGTCGCGACGCGCGTCGTCGGCGAGGCGCCGGTGACGGTGACGGTCGTCCGCTAG
- a CDS encoding metal-dependent transcriptional regulator, whose product MNTADQYLKAIYLIQEMEDGPASTGALADMLDVSPASANEMIGKLEARELADHEKYKGVRLTEEGIIRARDALQTYCIIERFLANVLDVEDFRGEARELEAVIDDTVAERLDTIIDRNPNCPDCFDAETDACAELEAECEKPAD is encoded by the coding sequence ATGAACACGGCAGACCAGTACCTCAAGGCGATTTACCTGATTCAGGAGATGGAGGATGGCCCGGCCTCGACCGGGGCGCTCGCGGATATGCTGGACGTGAGTCCGGCGAGCGCCAACGAGATGATCGGCAAGCTCGAAGCCCGCGAACTCGCCGACCACGAGAAGTACAAGGGCGTCCGCCTCACCGAGGAAGGGATCATCCGCGCCCGTGACGCGCTCCAGACGTACTGTATCATCGAGCGCTTTCTCGCGAACGTCCTCGACGTGGAGGACTTCCGGGGGGAGGCCCGTGAACTCGAAGCGGTCATCGACGACACGGTGGCCGAACGCCTCGATACGATCATCGATCGGAACCCGAACTGCCCGGACTGTTTCGACGCGGAGACCGACGCCTGCGCCGAACTGGAAGCCGAGTGCGAGAAGCCCGCGGATTAA
- a CDS encoding ferritin-like domain-containing protein, whose amino-acid sequence MSVSHRVGSDHQLARLLQIGIVLEEVVEARAHHHHQSLAPDDFDPEIEALLADAAEESADHRDRLESLIADLDAESIPFEDIEALVEAQYAQTKPEDFDGVLYDQLCNEETAYKFYDDLVVAIEESDAQFSVDRARLLDTLRSIREEEAAGVEEVTNVMETRE is encoded by the coding sequence ATGAGCGTCAGCCACCGGGTCGGCTCCGATCACCAGCTCGCTCGCCTCCTCCAGATCGGCATCGTACTGGAGGAGGTGGTGGAGGCGCGGGCCCATCACCACCACCAGTCGCTCGCCCCCGACGACTTCGACCCGGAGATCGAGGCACTCTTGGCCGACGCCGCCGAGGAGTCCGCCGACCACCGCGACCGGCTGGAGTCGTTGATCGCCGACCTCGACGCGGAGTCGATCCCGTTCGAGGACATCGAGGCGCTCGTCGAGGCCCAGTACGCCCAGACGAAACCCGAGGACTTCGACGGCGTCCTCTACGATCAGCTCTGTAACGAGGAGACGGCGTACAAGTTCTACGACGACCTCGTCGTCGCCATCGAGGAGAGCGACGCGCAGTTTTCGGTGGATCGAGCGCGCCTGCTCGACACCCTGCGATCGATCCGCGAAGAGGAAGCAGCGGGCGTCGAGGAAGTGACGAACGTCATGGAGACACGGGAATGA
- the sufD gene encoding Fe-S cluster assembly protein SufD, which translates to MSTQVPADLSEATVNEIAESRDEPDWLREARLEALEAMDRLEMPDVIQTPGRRWTNLDQLDFDELADPLSQSDTTERVTDEGVEVLPFTEAVEEHPKLMEAKFGSIIDPETNYLTALSVALFTTGTFIYVPEGVDAEDVTIRTEMNSRSLFSHTLVVTEDSSSVTILERISSGDAAVDGERYYSNLVEVDAGENSYVQYGSLQTLDEDTYNVTLKRGDADVYSTINWIEGNLGSRLTRSDVETELNGDSSESQIVGAFFGHDDQHFDVNARVWHQAEHTTADLVTRGVLEDTARSVYEGVQDVGREAWDTSSYQRENTLMLSDDSEADASPKLIINNHDTEASHSATVGQVDREDLFYLTSRTIPERDARNMLVEGFFVPVLEEIEVEEFREDLESRISARLRE; encoded by the coding sequence ATGAGTACGCAGGTACCAGCGGACCTCTCGGAAGCGACGGTCAACGAGATCGCCGAGAGCCGCGACGAGCCGGACTGGCTCCGCGAGGCGCGGCTCGAGGCGCTCGAGGCCATGGACCGCCTGGAGATGCCCGACGTCATCCAGACGCCCGGCCGCCGGTGGACGAACCTCGACCAGCTCGACTTCGACGAACTGGCCGACCCGTTGAGCCAGTCGGACACCACCGAGCGCGTCACGGACGAGGGCGTCGAGGTGCTGCCCTTCACCGAGGCGGTGGAGGAACACCCGAAGCTCATGGAGGCCAAGTTCGGCTCCATCATCGACCCGGAGACGAACTACCTGACCGCCCTGTCGGTCGCGCTGTTCACGACGGGGACGTTCATCTACGTCCCCGAGGGCGTCGACGCCGAGGACGTGACCATCCGGACGGAGATGAACTCCCGGTCGCTGTTCAGTCACACCCTCGTCGTCACCGAGGACTCGTCGTCGGTGACGATCCTCGAACGGATCAGCTCCGGCGACGCGGCCGTCGACGGCGAGCGCTACTACAGCAACCTCGTCGAGGTCGACGCCGGCGAGAACAGCTACGTCCAGTACGGCTCGCTCCAGACGCTGGACGAGGACACCTACAACGTCACGCTCAAGCGCGGCGACGCGGACGTTTACTCGACGATCAACTGGATCGAGGGGAACCTCGGGTCACGACTCACCCGCTCGGACGTCGAGACGGAGCTCAACGGCGATAGCTCGGAGTCACAGATCGTCGGTGCCTTCTTCGGACACGACGACCAGCACTTCGACGTGAACGCGCGGGTCTGGCACCAGGCCGAACACACGACGGCCGACCTCGTCACCCGCGGCGTCCTCGAAGACACCGCCCGGTCGGTGTACGAGGGCGTCCAGGACGTGGGCCGCGAGGCGTGGGACACCAGCTCCTACCAGCGCGAGAACACGCTCATGCTGAGCGACGACAGCGAGGCCGACGCCTCGCCGAAGCTCATCATCAACAACCACGACACCGAGGCCTCCCACTCCGCGACGGTCGGACAGGTCGACCGCGAGGACCTGTTCTACCTGACCTCGCGGACGATCCCCGAACGGGACGCTCGGAACATGCTCGTCGAGGGCTTCTTCGTGCCCGTCCTCGAGGAGATCGAAGTCGAGGAGTTCCGCGAGGATCTCGAATCGCGGATCTCGGCTCGCCTGCGCGAGTGA
- the sufB gene encoding Fe-S cluster assembly protein SufB has protein sequence MSSDQDHLRETDTEARFEFKKKERSSFQAEKGLTEETIRVISEDKGEPEWMLNRRLRALEQFQEMPMPTDWPGQPDLSEVDVNEIIPYIRPDVETRESVDDWTDLPDDIKDTFDKLGIPEAEKNALSGVGAQYESEVVYQNMQERWEEKGVIFCNMDEAVQEHEEIVREHFMTKCVPPSDNKFAALHGAIWSGGSFVYVPEDTTVEMPVQAYFRMNSEGMGQFEHTLIVAEENSEVHYIEGCSAPKYSAFNLHSGGVEVFVGEDAHVQYSTVQNWSKNTYNLNTKRALVEEDGRMEWISGSMGSKATMLYPSTVLKGPGASDNHITIAFAGEGQDIDTGAKVYHNAPSTKSTIESKSISKDGGRTNYRGLVHIADGAADSSTSVECDALMFDNESTSDTMPYMEINESTVDVAHEATVGKIGDEDVFYLQSRGLDDDDAKQMIVSGFIEPITEELPIEYAVELNRLVELEMEGSLG, from the coding sequence ATGAGCTCAGATCAAGACCATCTAAGAGAGACCGACACGGAAGCCCGATTCGAATTCAAGAAGAAAGAGCGCTCTTCGTTCCAGGCGGAGAAGGGCCTCACCGAGGAGACGATCCGCGTCATCTCGGAGGACAAGGGCGAACCCGAGTGGATGCTGAACCGGCGGCTTCGGGCGCTCGAACAGTTCCAGGAGATGCCGATGCCGACCGACTGGCCCGGCCAGCCCGACCTCTCCGAGGTCGACGTCAACGAGATCATCCCGTATATCCGGCCGGACGTCGAGACCCGCGAGAGCGTCGACGACTGGACGGACCTGCCCGACGACATCAAGGACACGTTCGACAAGCTGGGGATCCCGGAGGCCGAGAAAAACGCCCTCTCGGGAGTCGGCGCCCAGTACGAGTCCGAAGTCGTCTACCAGAACATGCAGGAGCGCTGGGAGGAGAAAGGCGTCATCTTCTGTAACATGGACGAGGCCGTCCAGGAACACGAAGAGATCGTCCGCGAGCACTTCATGACGAAGTGTGTGCCGCCGAGTGACAACAAGTTCGCGGCGCTGCACGGCGCCATCTGGTCGGGGGGGTCGTTCGTCTACGTGCCCGAGGACACCACCGTCGAGATGCCCGTGCAGGCGTACTTCCGGATGAACTCCGAGGGGATGGGCCAGTTCGAGCACACGCTCATCGTCGCCGAGGAGAACTCGGAAGTCCACTACATCGAGGGCTGCAGCGCGCCGAAATACTCCGCGTTCAACCTTCACTCCGGCGGCGTCGAGGTGTTCGTCGGCGAGGACGCTCACGTCCAGTATTCGACCGTGCAGAACTGGTCGAAAAACACCTACAACCTGAACACGAAGCGCGCGCTCGTCGAGGAGGACGGGCGGATGGAGTGGATTTCGGGATCGATGGGGTCGAAGGCGACGATGCTGTACCCCTCGACGGTGCTGAAAGGCCCGGGCGCCTCGGACAACCACATCACGATCGCCTTCGCGGGCGAGGGACAGGACATCGACACGGGAGCGAAGGTGTACCACAACGCCCCGAGCACGAAATCGACCATCGAGTCCAAGTCCATCAGCAAGGACGGTGGGCGGACGAACTACCGCGGTCTGGTCCACATCGCGGACGGCGCGGCGGACTCCTCGACGTCGGTCGAGTGTGACGCGCTGATGTTCGACAACGAGTCGACCAGCGACACCATGCCGTACATGGAGATCAACGAGTCGACGGTGGACGTGGCCCACGAGGCGACGGTGGGGAAGATCGGCGACGAGGACGTGTTCTACCTCCAGTCGCGGGGACTGGACGACGACGACGCCAAGCAGATGATCGTCTCGGGCTTCATCGAGCCGATCACGGAGGAACTGCCGATCGAGTACGCGGTGGAACTCAACCGCCTCGTCGAACTCGAGATGGAAGGGAGTCTCGGATAA
- a CDS encoding ABC transporter ATP-binding protein, producing MATLQINNLHAKVAEEGGETILRGVDLTVDSGEIHALMGPNGSGKSTTAKIIAGHPAYEVTDGQITLALDDEDVADVDEDVPAAKREWDLLDLEPNERAALGIFLGFQYPAEIEGVTMTNFLRQALNAKAEEREELFEDEDEDEADADADEEESGYDTSPMEGEADDGEIGVAEFQQLLKEKMELLDMDEKFAQRYLNAGFSGGEKKQNEVLQAAILEPSIAVLDEIDSGLDIDRLQDVSKGINALRDEQGTGVLQITHYQRVLDYVEPDVVHIMLDGEVVMEGDADLAVQLEDNGYDWVREQVYETA from the coding sequence ATGGCAACATTACAGATCAACAATCTTCACGCGAAAGTCGCAGAAGAGGGGGGCGAAACCATCCTTCGTGGCGTCGACCTGACGGTCGACTCCGGCGAGATTCACGCCCTGATGGGACCGAACGGCTCGGGTAAGTCGACGACTGCGAAGATCATCGCCGGCCATCCGGCCTACGAGGTCACCGACGGGCAGATCACGCTCGCTCTCGACGACGAGGACGTCGCCGACGTCGACGAGGACGTCCCCGCGGCGAAGCGCGAGTGGGACCTGCTCGACCTCGAACCGAACGAGCGCGCGGCGCTCGGCATCTTCCTCGGCTTCCAGTATCCGGCCGAGATCGAAGGCGTCACGATGACGAACTTCCTCCGACAGGCGCTCAACGCCAAGGCGGAGGAGCGCGAGGAACTGTTCGAGGACGAAGACGAAGACGAGGCCGACGCCGACGCCGACGAGGAGGAGTCCGGCTACGATACCTCCCCGATGGAGGGCGAAGCCGACGACGGCGAGATCGGCGTCGCCGAATTCCAGCAGCTCCTGAAAGAGAAGATGGAACTGCTGGACATGGACGAGAAGTTCGCCCAGCGCTACCTCAACGCCGGCTTTTCCGGCGGGGAGAAGAAACAGAACGAGGTGCTCCAGGCTGCCATCCTCGAACCGTCCATCGCGGTGCTCGACGAGATCGACTCCGGGCTGGACATCGACCGCCTGCAGGACGTCTCCAAGGGCATCAACGCGCTCCGTGACGAGCAGGGTACGGGCGTCCTGCAGATCACCCACTACCAGCGCGTCCTCGACTACGTCGAACCCGACGTGGTCCACATCATGCTCGACGGCGAAGTCGTCATGGAGGGCGACGCCGACCTCGCCGTCCAGCTCGAGGACAACGGGTACGACTGGGTCCGCGAGCAGGTCTACGAGACAGCGTAA